Proteins from a single region of Streptomyces glaucescens:
- a CDS encoding heavy-metal-associated domain-containing protein, with protein sequence MTAQTDTQGSVTTVYKVTGMSCGHCEGSVSAELTQLPGVTSVRAVAATGEVTVVSEAPLDEEAVRAAVDEAGYELAGRA encoded by the coding sequence ATGACTGCCCAGACCGACACCCAGGGTTCCGTCACCACCGTCTACAAGGTGACCGGGATGAGCTGCGGACACTGCGAGGGCTCCGTCTCCGCCGAACTCACCCAGCTCCCCGGTGTGACGTCGGTGCGGGCCGTCGCCGCCACCGGCGAGGTCACCGTCGTCTCCGAGGCGCCGCTGGACGAGGAGGCCGTGCGCGCCGCCGTCGACGAGGCCGGCTACGAGCTGGCCGGCCGCGCCTGA
- a CDS encoding heavy metal translocating P-type ATPase, which yields MTTTDTPMDTPPPVSQVELLIGGMTCAACAARVEKKLNRMDGVTATVNFATEKARVTYPAGTEVADLIATVVKTGYTAEEPAPPAPAPGDEEPQGPADPELSALRQRLAVSALLAVPVVLLAMVPALQFDYWQWLSLTLAAPVVVWGGLPFHKAAWTNARHAASTMDTLVSVGTLAAFGWSLWALFLGDAGMPGMRHGFDLTVSRTDGTATIYLEVAAGVTAFLLLGRCLEARAKRRAGAALRALMELGAKDVAVLRAGREVRIPVGQLSVGDRFVVRPGEKIATDGTVVEGSSAVDASMLTGESVPVDVTAGDTVTGATVNTAGRLVVEATRIGADTRLARMARLVEDAQNGKAEVQRLADRVAAVFVPVVLLIAAATFGGWLGATGDTVAAFTAAVAVLIIACPCALGLATPTALLVGTGRGAQLGILIKGPEVLESTRRVDTVVLDKTGTVTTGRMTLQEVRVAEGADEKQVLRLAGALEHASEHPVARAVAAGAAERAGELPAAERFENVPGRGVRGRVEGHEVTVGRLFDGPLPEELAEAKKHAELGGRTAVVVGWDGEARGVLAVADAVKETSGDAVRELRALGLRPVLLTGDNRRVAEAVAAEVGVEEVIAEVLPEEKVEVVRRLQAEGRTVAMVGDGVNDAAALAAADLGLALGTGTDAAIEAGDLTLVRGDLRVAADAIRLSRRTLGTIKGNLVWAFGYNVAALPLAAAGLLNPMIAGAAMAFSSVFVVTNSLRLRTFRETPLQSGASLT from the coding sequence ATGACCACCACCGACACACCCATGGACACACCGCCGCCCGTGTCCCAGGTCGAGCTGCTGATCGGCGGCATGACCTGCGCCGCCTGCGCCGCCCGCGTCGAGAAGAAGCTCAACCGCATGGACGGCGTCACCGCCACGGTGAACTTCGCGACGGAGAAGGCCCGGGTCACCTACCCCGCCGGCACCGAGGTCGCCGACCTGATCGCCACCGTCGTGAAGACCGGGTACACCGCGGAGGAACCCGCACCGCCGGCCCCCGCCCCCGGGGACGAAGAGCCGCAGGGCCCGGCCGACCCGGAGCTGTCGGCGCTGCGGCAGCGCCTCGCCGTCTCCGCGCTGCTCGCCGTGCCCGTCGTCCTGCTGGCGATGGTCCCCGCCCTCCAGTTCGACTACTGGCAGTGGCTGTCGCTGACCCTCGCCGCGCCCGTCGTCGTCTGGGGCGGCCTGCCCTTCCACAAGGCCGCCTGGACCAACGCCCGGCACGCCGCCTCCACCATGGACACCCTGGTCTCGGTCGGCACCCTGGCCGCGTTCGGCTGGTCCCTGTGGGCGCTGTTCCTCGGCGACGCGGGCATGCCCGGCATGCGGCACGGCTTCGACCTCACGGTCTCCCGCACCGACGGCACCGCGACGATCTACCTGGAGGTCGCCGCCGGAGTCACGGCGTTCCTGCTCCTCGGCCGCTGTCTGGAGGCCCGTGCCAAGCGCCGCGCGGGGGCCGCGCTACGGGCGCTGATGGAGCTGGGCGCCAAGGACGTGGCGGTGCTCCGCGCGGGGCGCGAGGTGCGGATCCCGGTCGGGCAGCTCTCGGTGGGCGACCGGTTCGTCGTACGCCCGGGCGAGAAGATCGCCACCGACGGCACGGTCGTCGAGGGCAGCTCCGCCGTGGACGCCTCCATGCTGACCGGTGAATCCGTCCCGGTGGACGTGACCGCCGGGGACACCGTCACCGGCGCCACCGTGAACACCGCCGGCCGGCTGGTCGTCGAGGCCACCCGGATCGGCGCCGACACCCGGCTCGCCCGGATGGCCAGGCTGGTGGAGGACGCGCAGAACGGCAAGGCGGAGGTGCAGCGGCTCGCCGACCGGGTCGCCGCCGTCTTCGTGCCCGTGGTGCTGCTGATCGCCGCCGCCACCTTCGGCGGCTGGCTCGGCGCGACCGGCGACACCGTCGCCGCGTTCACCGCCGCCGTCGCCGTGCTGATCATCGCCTGCCCGTGCGCGCTCGGCCTCGCCACGCCGACGGCACTGCTGGTCGGCACCGGGCGCGGCGCCCAGCTCGGCATCCTCATCAAGGGCCCCGAGGTCCTGGAGTCCACCCGCCGCGTGGACACCGTCGTCCTCGACAAGACCGGCACCGTCACCACCGGCCGGATGACCCTCCAGGAGGTCCGTGTCGCCGAGGGCGCCGACGAGAAGCAGGTGCTGCGGCTCGCGGGCGCCCTGGAGCACGCCTCCGAGCACCCCGTGGCCCGCGCCGTGGCCGCGGGCGCGGCGGAGCGGGCCGGGGAGCTGCCGGCGGCCGAGCGGTTCGAGAACGTGCCCGGCAGGGGCGTGCGCGGGCGTGTGGAGGGCCATGAGGTGACCGTGGGGCGGCTCTTCGACGGACCGCTGCCCGAGGAGCTGGCGGAGGCGAAGAAGCACGCGGAGCTGGGTGGTCGTACGGCCGTCGTGGTCGGCTGGGACGGCGAGGCGCGCGGCGTCCTCGCCGTCGCCGACGCGGTGAAGGAGACCAGCGGCGACGCGGTGCGCGAGCTGCGCGCCCTGGGGCTCCGGCCGGTGCTGCTGACGGGCGACAACCGCAGGGTCGCCGAGGCGGTGGCCGCGGAGGTCGGCGTCGAGGAGGTGATCGCCGAGGTGCTGCCCGAGGAGAAGGTCGAGGTCGTCCGGCGGCTCCAGGCGGAAGGCCGCACGGTCGCGATGGTCGGCGACGGGGTCAACGACGCCGCCGCGCTCGCCGCCGCGGACCTGGGGCTCGCGCTGGGCACGGGGACGGACGCGGCGATCGAGGCCGGGGATCTCACACTCGTCCGCGGGGACCTGCGGGTCGCGGCGGACGCGATCCGGCTCTCCCGCCGCACCCTCGGCACGATCAAGGGCAATCTGGTCTGGGCGTTCGGCTACAACGTGGCCGCGCTGCCGCTGGCCGCGGCGGGTCTGCTGAACCCGATGATCGCGGGGGCGGCGATGGCCTTCTCCTCGGTCTTCGTGGTCACGAACAGCTTGCGACTGCGGACGTTCCGCGAGACCCCCCTTCAATCCGGCGCAAGCCTCACATAA
- a CDS encoding citrate synthase, producing the protein MSDNSVVLRYDGNEYTYPVIDSTVGDKGFDIGKLRAQTGLVTLDSGYGNTAAYKSAITYLDGEQGILRYRGYPIEQLAERSTFLEVAYLLINGELPTVDELSAFKDEITRHTLLHEDVKNFYRGFPRDAHPMAMLSSVVSALSTFYQDSHNPFDEQQRNLSTIRLLAKLPTIAAYAYKKSVGHPFVYPRNDLGYVENFLRMTFSVPAQEYDLDPIVVSALDKLLILHADHEQNCSTSTVRLVGSSQANMFASISAGINALWGPLHGGANQSVLEMLEGIRDAGGDVDSFIRKVKNKEDGVRLMGFGHRVYKNFDPRAKIIKAAAHDVLSALGKSDELLDIALKLEEHALADDYFVSRNLYPNVDFYTGLIYRAMGFPTEMFTVLFALGRLPGWIAQWHEMIKEPGSRIGRPRQIYTGVVERDFVPVEER; encoded by the coding sequence GTGAGCGACAACTCTGTAGTACTGCGGTACGACGGTAACGAGTACACCTACCCGGTGATCGACAGCACCGTCGGGGACAAGGGCTTCGACATCGGCAAGCTCCGCGCCCAGACCGGTCTCGTGACCCTGGACAGCGGCTACGGCAACACCGCCGCCTATAAATCCGCGATCACCTACCTCGACGGCGAGCAGGGCATCCTCCGGTACCGCGGCTACCCGATCGAGCAGCTGGCCGAGCGCTCCACCTTCCTTGAGGTGGCGTACCTGCTGATCAACGGTGAGCTGCCGACCGTCGACGAGCTGTCCGCGTTCAAGGACGAGATCACCCGGCACACCCTGCTGCACGAGGACGTCAAGAACTTCTACCGCGGCTTCCCGCGGGACGCCCACCCGATGGCGATGCTGTCGTCGGTGGTCTCCGCGCTGTCCACCTTCTACCAGGACAGCCACAACCCGTTCGACGAGCAGCAGCGCAACCTCTCCACGATCCGCCTGCTCGCCAAGCTCCCGACGATCGCGGCGTACGCGTACAAGAAGTCGGTCGGCCACCCGTTCGTCTACCCGCGCAACGACCTCGGCTACGTCGAGAACTTCCTGCGCATGACGTTCTCCGTGCCGGCCCAGGAGTACGACCTGGACCCGATCGTGGTCTCGGCGCTCGACAAGCTGCTGATCCTGCACGCCGACCACGAGCAGAACTGTTCGACCTCCACGGTCCGCCTGGTCGGCTCGTCCCAGGCGAACATGTTCGCGTCGATCTCGGCCGGCATCAACGCGCTGTGGGGCCCGCTGCACGGCGGCGCCAACCAGTCGGTGCTGGAGATGCTGGAGGGCATCCGCGACGCCGGCGGCGACGTCGACTCCTTCATCCGCAAGGTGAAGAACAAGGAGGACGGCGTCCGCCTGATGGGCTTCGGCCACCGGGTCTACAAGAACTTCGACCCCCGCGCCAAGATCATCAAGGCTGCCGCGCACGACGTGCTGTCCGCCCTCGGCAAGTCCGACGAGCTGCTGGACATCGCGCTCAAGCTGGAGGAGCACGCGCTCGCCGACGACTACTTCGTCTCGCGCAACCTCTACCCGAACGTCGACTTCTACACCGGCTTGATCTACCGGGCCATGGGCTTCCCGACCGAGATGTTCACGGTGCTGTTCGCCCTCGGCCGCCTGCCGGGCTGGATCGCCCAGTGGCACGAGATGATCAAGGAGCCGGGCTCCCGCATCGGCCGCCCGCGCCAGATCTACACGGGCGTGGTCGAGCGCGACTTCGTCCCGGTCGAGGAGCGCTGA